The following proteins are encoded in a genomic region of Pseudoxanthomonas suwonensis 11-1:
- a CDS encoding monovalent cation:proton antiporter-2 (CPA2) family protein → MDTPLPGNLSFELALVLLAATIIAVPLFRRLGLVAVLAYLATGVALGPDVLGAVSDPERILGASELGVVMLLFVIGLEVSPARLGLLRRPVFGAGGAQVFVSALFLGAALFFYGVHWKGALVAGIGLALSSTAVGLQMLAERRELASDHGQLAFAILLFQDLVAIPLLAIIPLLGGVKDESLTWSMAGHALGALALVWFGGRLLMRRGLKVVASIRTPEVFTATALLAVLGSAWIMQQAGLSPGLGAFIAGVLLADSEYRHELESQIEPFKGLLLGLFFIAVGMGIDLDRIVAEPWLIAGGVGLLLLVKFGVLLGIGKVARLQPGHSLLLGGTLWLGGEFAFVVFHEALRVRLVTTAEYDRLAAIVGVSMALMPLLLMALGHYRRQRSARRPEPAEPKYDNPAPGSEKPRVLIAGVGRFGQIVVRLLAAQKIPYVALDRSPERVEDVRRSGGRIFYGDPTRSDLLRAAGAEHVKVFVICTDEPETTLQAVRLIRRQYPQARVLARARDRNHAWRLMDLGTQPYREMLGTSLEVATRVLCELGVPEEQARDHARRFRAHDEALLQEQYLVYDDEAALKRSTRQARAELVRLFEADAEDPAVSAGTATAPQAPRPSDTD, encoded by the coding sequence ATGGACACTCCACTGCCCGGCAACCTGAGCTTCGAACTCGCCCTGGTGCTGCTGGCAGCCACGATCATCGCCGTGCCGCTGTTCCGGCGGCTGGGGCTGGTAGCGGTGCTGGCCTACCTGGCCACCGGCGTCGCCCTGGGGCCGGACGTGCTCGGCGCGGTCAGCGATCCGGAGCGCATCCTCGGCGCATCCGAGCTGGGCGTGGTCATGCTGCTGTTCGTGATCGGCCTGGAGGTCTCCCCGGCGCGGCTGGGCCTGCTGCGGCGGCCGGTGTTCGGCGCCGGCGGCGCCCAGGTGTTCGTGTCGGCGCTGTTCCTGGGCGCTGCCCTCTTCTTCTACGGGGTGCATTGGAAAGGCGCGCTGGTGGCCGGCATCGGCCTGGCGCTGTCCTCCACCGCGGTGGGCCTGCAGATGCTGGCCGAGCGCCGCGAGCTGGCCAGCGACCATGGCCAGCTTGCGTTCGCGATCCTGCTGTTCCAGGACCTGGTGGCGATCCCGCTGCTGGCGATCATCCCGCTGCTGGGCGGGGTCAAGGACGAGAGCCTGACCTGGTCCATGGCCGGCCACGCCCTGGGCGCCCTGGCCCTGGTCTGGTTCGGCGGCCGCCTGCTGATGCGGCGCGGACTCAAGGTGGTGGCCAGCATCCGCACCCCCGAGGTGTTCACCGCCACCGCCCTGCTGGCGGTACTGGGCAGCGCCTGGATCATGCAGCAGGCCGGGCTGAGCCCGGGCCTGGGCGCGTTCATCGCCGGCGTGCTGCTGGCCGATTCCGAATACCGGCACGAGCTGGAATCGCAGATCGAGCCGTTCAAGGGCCTGCTGCTGGGCCTGTTCTTCATCGCCGTGGGCATGGGCATCGACCTGGACCGGATCGTCGCCGAGCCCTGGCTGATCGCCGGCGGCGTGGGCCTGTTGCTGCTGGTGAAGTTCGGCGTGCTGTTGGGCATCGGCAAGGTGGCGCGGCTGCAGCCGGGGCACAGCCTGCTGCTGGGCGGCACCCTGTGGCTGGGCGGCGAGTTCGCCTTCGTGGTGTTCCACGAGGCCCTGCGGGTGCGCCTGGTCACCACCGCCGAGTACGACCGGCTGGCGGCGATCGTCGGCGTGTCGATGGCGCTGATGCCGCTGCTGCTGATGGCGCTGGGCCACTACCGGCGCCAGCGCAGCGCGCGCCGCCCGGAGCCGGCCGAGCCGAAGTACGACAACCCCGCGCCGGGCTCGGAGAAGCCCCGGGTGCTGATCGCGGGCGTCGGCCGCTTCGGCCAGATCGTGGTGCGGCTGCTGGCGGCGCAGAAGATCCCCTACGTGGCCCTGGATCGCAGCCCGGAACGGGTCGAGGACGTGCGCCGCAGCGGCGGCCGCATCTTCTATGGCGACCCCACCCGCTCGGACCTGCTGCGCGCCGCCGGCGCCGAGCATGTGAAGGTGTTCGTGATCTGCACCGACGAGCCGGAGACCACCCTGCAGGCGGTGCGCCTGATCCGCCGCCAGTACCCGCAGGCGCGGGTGCTGGCCCGCGCGCGCGACCGCAACCACGCCTGGCGGCTGATGGACCTGGGCACCCAGCCCTACCGCGAGATGCTGGGCACCAGCCTGGAAGTGGCGACCCGCGTGCTGTGCGAGCTGGGCGTGCCGGAGGAACAGGCGCGCGACCACGCACGCCGCTTCCGCGCCCACGACGAGGCGCTGCTGCAGGAGCAGTACCTGGTCTACGACGACGAGGCCGCGCTCAAGCGCAGCACCCGCCAGGCACGGGCGGAACTGGTGCGGCTGTTCGAGGCCGACGCGGAAGACCCGGCGGTGAGCGCGGGCACGGCCACGGCGCCGCAGGCACCGCGTCCTTCCGATACCGACTGA
- a CDS encoding ankyrin repeat domain-containing protein: MNKPAARPLLLPGLLAAGVLLAVLAGFGGVVAVLAGLLAQPLLATGLSWWRGTRPLPANPRAALAGLPGLLLAWGAGLAVAALLLAWPLQSLQGHASLGAALGTSTLAGLLVLGLWRVWPAWRSVEGEGAAFAAAWRRLPQQQADTWAGLGAALAIALLLGGWLLLAWPGLLAGGARWGLAVAWALAAIPLHLWLQATPAPAERAAPLDFLAAATLLESEPEPLPPAPEDPQALVEALYAAARAGRVDHALQLLEAGADPHAPPPDEGRDRRSLAVLAAVLPDLRLLRALIGAGVDLNPADGTGPLLAATRDSWHGRPEAVMTLLANGADPRARDAEGNTPLHHAARSTDPGVAALLRDAAAELEALNNDGLSPLGVACAAGNWRLAKFLLERGARPEPAGGQPALLAAAGCDEDDAAGVQLLLKFKARVAATGRTGRTALHEAALAGHAGIVAALLAAGADPHRADQAGRTPWLEAARGLHLEVLEQLLAAGVDVAATDAEGRNALGLAAGAERASLPLVRRLLEAGVDPEVPDANGRLPVDAAAEAGRWAIVAALDPFYPLPLAVADAVAAAPAEAEARPPLALVREGLLAARMEGLPALARLCNATELGGLLHERELQSRPTAVAWLLEQGADPEVMVEGQTVMSALLARGGEAAAAIQQLLRHGASPAGAGGLARFLAACVSRDEAARGHEQLALELFGAGADPFLASPSGDPPLSLAVRLGWLRLLEALLEAGVDREARDSHGMTALHLAAALGRESALLRLVAQGASPESRAADGQTPLGVALASGRRDLADWLDWRGWQLPGRPLVPADVPAAAMAGDADAVRRLLDLGFAVDSTDAQGCTALLRAAGGGHAAVVDLLLSRGANPQHAANSGATPLSAAVSMRHAGVVAALLDAGADLEHRLPGGVTVLMLASALGLADIAARLLTAGASISAGDSQGLAPLHCAALYGFTGRDRPRLLALLDTLLLAGAEADQPAAGGVTPLLLLLGARAEPGSACDEAVVLAGLERLLEEDVSLDAQDPRGFGPLHLAALHGLGGVVQRLLRAGADPDLRDTLNRSPRDIAVMRGFVDVAAEFVPAHHNGGLSMARFLNQPRT; the protein is encoded by the coding sequence ATGAATAAGCCCGCTGCCCGCCCGCTGCTGCTACCGGGCCTGCTCGCCGCCGGCGTGCTGCTGGCGGTGCTGGCCGGGTTCGGCGGCGTGGTCGCGGTGCTGGCCGGCCTGCTCGCGCAGCCGCTGCTGGCGACCGGCCTGTCCTGGTGGCGCGGTACCCGGCCGCTGCCGGCAAACCCGCGCGCCGCGCTTGCCGGCCTGCCCGGCCTGCTGCTGGCCTGGGGCGCTGGCCTTGCCGTGGCCGCGCTGCTGCTGGCCTGGCCGCTGCAGTCGCTGCAGGGGCATGCCAGCCTCGGCGCGGCGCTGGGCACCAGCACCCTGGCCGGCCTGCTGGTGCTGGGCCTGTGGCGGGTATGGCCGGCCTGGCGCTCGGTCGAGGGCGAGGGCGCGGCCTTCGCCGCCGCCTGGCGCCGGCTGCCGCAGCAGCAGGCCGACACCTGGGCCGGGCTCGGCGCCGCGCTGGCGATCGCCCTGCTGCTGGGCGGCTGGCTGCTGCTGGCCTGGCCGGGCCTGCTGGCCGGTGGCGCGCGCTGGGGCCTGGCCGTGGCCTGGGCGCTGGCCGCGATCCCGCTGCACCTGTGGCTGCAGGCGACCCCGGCCCCGGCCGAGCGCGCCGCGCCGCTGGATTTCCTCGCTGCCGCGACCCTGCTGGAAAGCGAGCCCGAACCGTTGCCGCCGGCACCGGAGGATCCGCAGGCCCTGGTCGAGGCGCTGTACGCCGCCGCCCGCGCCGGCCGCGTCGACCACGCCCTGCAGCTGCTGGAGGCCGGCGCCGACCCGCACGCGCCGCCGCCGGACGAGGGCCGCGACCGCCGCAGCCTGGCCGTGCTGGCCGCGGTGCTGCCGGACCTGCGCCTGCTGCGCGCCCTGATCGGCGCCGGCGTAGACCTCAACCCCGCCGACGGCACCGGCCCGCTGCTGGCCGCCACCCGCGACAGCTGGCATGGCCGCCCCGAGGCAGTGATGACCCTGCTGGCCAACGGCGCCGACCCGCGCGCCCGCGACGCCGAGGGCAATACCCCGTTGCACCATGCCGCGCGCAGCACGGACCCGGGCGTGGCCGCGCTGCTGCGCGACGCCGCCGCCGAGCTGGAGGCGCTGAACAACGATGGCCTGTCGCCGCTGGGCGTGGCCTGCGCCGCCGGCAACTGGCGCCTGGCCAAGTTCCTGCTCGAGCGCGGCGCCAGGCCGGAGCCGGCCGGCGGCCAGCCCGCCCTGCTCGCGGCCGCCGGCTGCGACGAGGACGACGCGGCCGGCGTGCAGTTGTTGCTGAAATTCAAGGCGCGGGTCGCCGCGACCGGTCGTACCGGCCGCACCGCCCTGCACGAGGCCGCGCTGGCCGGGCACGCCGGCATCGTCGCCGCGCTGCTGGCCGCTGGCGCCGACCCGCACCGCGCCGACCAGGCCGGGCGCACGCCCTGGCTGGAGGCCGCCCGCGGCCTGCACCTGGAAGTGCTGGAGCAGCTGCTGGCCGCCGGCGTGGACGTGGCCGCGACCGATGCCGAGGGCCGCAACGCGCTGGGGCTGGCCGCTGGTGCCGAGCGCGCCTCGCTGCCGCTGGTGCGGCGCCTGCTCGAGGCCGGGGTCGACCCGGAAGTGCCCGACGCCAATGGCCGCCTGCCGGTGGATGCCGCCGCCGAGGCCGGGCGCTGGGCGATCGTCGCCGCGCTGGATCCGTTCTATCCGCTGCCGCTGGCGGTGGCCGACGCGGTTGCCGCCGCCCCGGCCGAGGCCGAGGCGCGCCCGCCGCTGGCGCTGGTGCGCGAAGGCCTGCTGGCCGCGCGCATGGAAGGCCTGCCGGCGCTCGCCCGCCTGTGCAACGCCACCGAACTGGGTGGCCTGCTGCACGAGCGCGAGCTGCAGTCGCGTCCGACCGCGGTGGCCTGGCTGCTGGAGCAGGGCGCCGATCCGGAAGTGATGGTCGAGGGCCAGACCGTGATGTCGGCACTGCTGGCGCGCGGCGGCGAAGCCGCGGCCGCGATCCAGCAGCTGCTGCGCCACGGCGCCTCGCCCGCGGGCGCCGGTGGCCTGGCCCGGTTCCTGGCCGCGTGCGTTTCGCGCGACGAGGCCGCCCGCGGCCACGAGCAGCTGGCGCTGGAGCTGTTTGGGGCCGGTGCCGATCCGTTCCTGGCTTCGCCCTCCGGCGATCCGCCGCTGTCGCTGGCGGTGCGGCTGGGCTGGCTGCGCCTGCTCGAGGCCCTGCTCGAGGCCGGCGTCGACCGCGAGGCCCGCGACAGCCACGGCATGACCGCGCTGCACCTGGCCGCCGCGCTGGGCCGCGAGTCGGCCCTGCTGCGCCTGGTCGCCCAGGGCGCCTCGCCCGAATCCCGCGCCGCCGATGGCCAGACCCCACTGGGCGTGGCCCTGGCCAGTGGCCGCCGCGACCTGGCCGACTGGCTCGACTGGCGCGGCTGGCAGCTGCCGGGCCGGCCGCTGGTCCCGGCCGACGTGCCGGCCGCGGCGATGGCCGGCGATGCCGACGCCGTGCGCCGCCTGCTCGACCTCGGTTTCGCGGTCGATTCCACCGACGCCCAGGGCTGCACCGCCCTGCTGCGCGCCGCCGGTGGTGGCCATGCCGCGGTGGTCGACCTGCTGCTTTCGCGCGGGGCCAATCCGCAGCACGCGGCCAACAGCGGCGCCACCCCGCTGTCGGCGGCGGTGAGCATGCGCCACGCCGGGGTGGTCGCCGCCCTGCTGGATGCCGGCGCCGACCTCGAACACCGCCTGCCGGGCGGCGTCACCGTGCTGATGCTGGCTTCGGCCCTGGGCCTGGCCGACATCGCGGCGCGCCTGCTGACCGCCGGCGCCAGCATCTCCGCCGGCGACAGCCAGGGCCTGGCACCGCTGCACTGCGCCGCGTTGTATGGCTTCACCGGCCGCGACCGCCCGCGCCTGCTGGCCCTGCTCGACACCCTGCTGCTGGCCGGCGCCGAGGCCGACCAGCCGGCCGCTGGCGGCGTCACCCCGCTGCTGCTGCTGCTGGGCGCGCGCGCCGAGCCGGGCAGCGCCTGCGACGAGGCCGTGGTCCTGGCCGGCCTCGAGCGCCTGCTGGAAGAGGACGTTTCGCTGGATGCCCAGGACCCGCGTGGCTTCGGCCCGTTGCACCTGGCCGCCCTGCACGGCCTTGGCGGCGTGGTCCAGCGCCTGTTGCGCGCCGGCGCCGATCCGGACCTGCGCGACACCCTCAACCGCAGCCCGCGCGACATCGCGGTGATGCGGGGTTTCGTCGACGTCGCCGCCGAGTTCGTGCCGGCGCACCACAACGGCGGGCTGTCGATGGCGCGCTTCCTCAACCAGCCGCGCACCTGA
- a CDS encoding beta-ketoacyl synthase chain length factor has product MTTTLTAAIEGIGLWAPGVPSWEAFAGLRRGEPAPEGAPTRPAPALLPPNERRRAPDTVLVALQAAQAACEAAGREPAALPSVFASTYGDLAITDNVCATLARAPTEVSPTRFHNSVHNAAAGYWTIGTGAMEPATAISAGPGTFAMGLVEALAQLEAGADAVLLVAYDGPATGPLRDVLHSDGLLGVALVLVKPGANDRLRIALEGSGSGSLTAPPADIGHGNAMATALALLEAIATGTTGVTLEDGSHGLRIGLAHG; this is encoded by the coding sequence ATGACCACGACCCTTACCGCCGCGATCGAAGGCATCGGCCTGTGGGCCCCGGGCGTCCCGTCCTGGGAGGCCTTCGCCGGCCTGCGCCGCGGCGAACCGGCGCCCGAGGGCGCACCCACGCGCCCGGCGCCGGCCCTGCTGCCGCCCAACGAGCGCCGCCGCGCGCCGGACACGGTGCTGGTCGCGCTGCAGGCGGCCCAGGCCGCGTGCGAGGCCGCCGGCCGCGAACCGGCCGCCCTGCCCTCGGTGTTCGCCTCCACCTACGGCGACCTGGCCATCACCGACAACGTCTGCGCCACCCTGGCGCGGGCGCCGACCGAGGTCTCGCCGACCCGGTTCCACAATTCCGTGCACAACGCCGCCGCCGGCTACTGGACCATCGGCACCGGGGCGATGGAGCCGGCCACCGCGATCAGCGCCGGCCCCGGCACCTTCGCCATGGGCCTGGTCGAGGCGCTGGCGCAGCTGGAAGCCGGCGCCGATGCGGTGCTGCTGGTGGCCTACGACGGCCCGGCCACCGGCCCGCTGCGCGACGTGCTGCACAGCGACGGCCTGCTCGGCGTGGCCCTGGTACTGGTGAAGCCGGGCGCGAATGACCGCCTGCGCATCGCCCTGGAAGGCTCCGGCTCCGGCAGCCTGACCGCGCCCCCGGCCGACATCGGCCACGGGAATGCCATGGCCACGGCCCTGGCCCTGCTGGAAGCGATCGCCACCGGCACCACCGGCGTGACCCTTGAGGACGGCAGCCACGGGCTGCGCATCGGACTGGCCCATGGCTGA
- a CDS encoding cation:proton antiporter: protein MTGLLLFQIAVVLVAARTCGVLLARLGQPPVIGEMAAGVLLGPVVFGAALPELHAALFPAASLPGLSALSTLGLVLFMFVIGVEMRAPEGARAQVLAAARVAGLSALLPFALALAVAPLLHGMLAPEGVAFWPFALYLGVALSVTAFPVLARILKDRGMQHTAVGRLSLSAAALLDVGAWIALALLVALTTGEGAAGLLRTLAGLGLLLVLVFGVLKPLFAGLLRRHASDGRPSGTVLAALLVGLFACAAATEWLHLHPVFGAFLFGACLPRDDRLMHALVERIEHLALVLLMPLFFAVAGMGTSADAFTATGAGALLLILAVAVLGKLLGGGLGARLSGYSTRDSLAVGSLMNARGMIELIVMKVGLDAGLIGPELFTLLLLVALCTTLMTGPLLALLARRGSAAKVEAAAAAPPEGHRH from the coding sequence ATGACGGGGCTGTTGCTGTTCCAGATCGCCGTGGTGCTGGTGGCTGCGCGCACCTGTGGCGTGCTGCTGGCCCGCCTGGGCCAGCCGCCGGTGATCGGCGAGATGGCTGCCGGCGTGCTGCTGGGCCCGGTCGTGTTCGGCGCCGCCCTGCCCGAGCTGCATGCCGCGCTGTTCCCCGCCGCCTCGCTGCCGGGCCTGTCGGCGCTGTCGACCCTGGGCCTGGTGCTCTTCATGTTCGTCATCGGCGTGGAGATGCGCGCGCCGGAAGGCGCGCGGGCGCAGGTACTGGCTGCCGCACGGGTGGCGGGCCTGTCGGCGCTGCTGCCATTCGCGCTGGCGCTGGCGGTGGCGCCACTGCTGCACGGGATGCTGGCGCCGGAAGGCGTGGCCTTCTGGCCGTTCGCGCTGTACCTGGGCGTGGCCCTGTCGGTGACCGCGTTCCCGGTGCTGGCGCGGATCCTCAAGGACCGCGGCATGCAGCACACCGCGGTCGGGCGCCTTTCGCTTTCGGCCGCCGCGCTGCTGGACGTGGGCGCATGGATCGCCCTGGCCCTGCTGGTGGCGCTGACCACAGGCGAGGGCGCGGCCGGCCTGCTGCGCACGCTGGCCGGGCTGGGCCTGCTGCTGGTGCTGGTGTTCGGCGTGCTCAAGCCGCTGTTCGCCGGGCTGCTGCGTCGCCACGCCTCCGACGGCCGGCCCTCGGGCACGGTGCTGGCCGCGCTGCTGGTGGGCCTGTTCGCCTGCGCCGCGGCCACCGAGTGGCTGCACCTGCACCCGGTGTTCGGCGCCTTCCTGTTCGGCGCCTGCCTGCCGCGCGACGACCGCCTGATGCATGCCCTGGTCGAGCGCATCGAGCACCTGGCCCTGGTCCTGCTGATGCCGCTGTTCTTCGCCGTGGCTGGCATGGGCACCAGCGCCGATGCGTTCACCGCCACCGGCGCCGGCGCCCTGCTGCTGATCCTGGCGGTAGCGGTACTGGGCAAGCTGCTTGGCGGCGGGCTCGGCGCGCGCCTGTCGGGCTACTCCACCCGCGACAGCCTGGCCGTGGGTTCGCTGATGAACGCCCGCGGCATGATCGAGCTGATCGTGATGAAGGTGGGCCTGGACGCCGGGCTGATCGGCCCGGAGCTGTTCACCCTGCTGTTGCTGGTGGCGCTGTGCACCACCCTGATGACCGGACCGCTGCTGGCCCTGCTCGCACGCCGTGGCAGCGCCGCCAAGGTGGAGGCCGCGGCGGCCGCGCCACCGGAAGGACACCGCCACTGA
- a CDS encoding glycosyltransferase family 2 protein yields MADPRTTAVVIPALNEALRIRDVVTQTLAHLPWVIVVDDGSTDGTADCLADLPVTVVRHGLRRGKGAALRSGFAEALARGATGVLTIDGDGQHDPSDLPRLLAAAGRHPGHIIIGARLRHRAQAPRLRRMANAFGDWGVSWGAGYRIADTQSGQRYYPAGVIAMQDVPGEDFVFEAQMLISASRQLGVRSVAVPVETRYRGQDGGPLRRSHFRPLRDLYRITSHVVRQVIAHGDIWREYGRVRARPPVIDATP; encoded by the coding sequence ATGGCTGACCCACGCACCACCGCGGTCGTGATCCCGGCGCTCAACGAGGCCCTGCGGATCCGCGACGTCGTCACCCAGACCCTCGCCCACCTGCCGTGGGTGATCGTGGTCGACGACGGCTCCACCGATGGCACCGCCGACTGCCTGGCCGACCTGCCGGTCACCGTGGTCCGCCATGGCCTGCGCCGTGGCAAGGGCGCGGCCCTGCGCAGCGGCTTCGCCGAGGCCCTGGCCAGGGGCGCGACCGGGGTGCTGACCATCGACGGCGACGGCCAGCACGATCCCTCCGACCTGCCGCGCCTGCTGGCCGCGGCCGGGCGCCATCCCGGCCACATCATCATCGGCGCGCGCCTGCGCCACCGCGCCCAGGCCCCGCGCCTGCGGCGCATGGCCAACGCCTTCGGCGACTGGGGCGTGAGCTGGGGTGCGGGCTACCGCATCGCCGACACCCAGAGCGGCCAGCGCTACTACCCGGCCGGGGTGATCGCGATGCAGGACGTGCCCGGCGAGGATTTCGTGTTCGAGGCGCAGATGCTGATCTCGGCCTCGCGCCAGCTCGGCGTGCGCAGCGTGGCGGTGCCGGTGGAGACCCGCTACCGCGGCCAGGACGGGGGCCCGCTGCGGCGCAGCCACTTCCGCCCGCTGCGCGACCTGTACCGGATCACCTCGCACGTGGTGCGCCAGGTGATCGCCCACGGCGACATCTGGCGCGAGTACGGACGGGTGCGGGCACGCCCGCCGGTGATCGACGCCACGCCCTGA
- a CDS encoding YcgL domain-containing protein, translating into MQAYVYKSRRRADTYVFLAERDGFARLPAALVQGLGQLDFVLEVVLAPERRLARADAAVVRANLAAQGFHVQFPPVPGTPGVDAGAGAGDE; encoded by the coding sequence ATGCAAGCCTACGTCTACAAGAGCCGCCGCCGAGCCGACACCTACGTCTTCCTTGCCGAACGCGACGGGTTCGCTCGCCTGCCCGCGGCGCTGGTGCAGGGTCTTGGCCAGCTGGATTTCGTCCTGGAAGTCGTCCTGGCCCCGGAGCGTCGCCTCGCGCGCGCCGATGCGGCAGTGGTGCGGGCCAACCTGGCCGCGCAGGGGTTCCACGTGCAGTTCCCGCCCGTGCCGGGCACCCCCGGCGTGGACGCTGGCGCGGGTGCCGGCGATGAATAA
- a CDS encoding TonB family protein → MRNRSPWWLVCALWAVSAVALAAKKPASTDAEAEAGIQVAGTILVGPEGKPLEYELTGGDRLPKEVRRFLDFHIPRWQFDPPVVDGKPVALRNRMGLYLVAKPSDDGGMRIVLQSASFFPTERGGGYDITGARMPPPPYPEAAAEVGVEATVYLVLKVGRDGKVLDAADEQVNLHFLPERDADKWRDIFARSAVRAARGWRFNVPTQGDEGGQDSWLLRVPVAYSFNQRNRYGEWQAYVPGPRRKVDWVPTEEQDRPLEAMTGGSVNPVGQKSGVMLTPAGIGL, encoded by the coding sequence ATGCGTAATCGCAGTCCGTGGTGGTTGGTATGCGCGTTGTGGGCGGTCAGCGCGGTCGCGCTGGCGGCCAAGAAGCCGGCAAGCACCGATGCGGAGGCAGAGGCCGGCATCCAGGTGGCGGGCACGATCCTGGTGGGCCCGGAGGGCAAGCCCCTCGAGTACGAGCTCACCGGTGGGGATCGCCTGCCGAAGGAAGTGCGCCGCTTCCTCGATTTCCATATCCCGCGCTGGCAGTTCGATCCGCCGGTGGTCGACGGCAAGCCGGTCGCACTGCGCAACCGCATGGGCCTGTACCTGGTGGCCAAGCCCAGCGACGACGGCGGCATGCGCATCGTCCTGCAGTCGGCCAGCTTCTTCCCGACCGAGCGCGGTGGCGGCTACGACATCACCGGCGCGCGGATGCCGCCGCCGCCGTATCCGGAGGCCGCGGCCGAGGTCGGCGTGGAGGCGACGGTCTACCTGGTGCTGAAGGTCGGCCGCGACGGCAAGGTGCTCGATGCCGCCGACGAGCAGGTCAACCTGCACTTCCTGCCCGAGCGCGATGCCGACAAGTGGCGCGACATCTTCGCCCGCAGCGCGGTCCGCGCCGCCCGCGGCTGGAGGTTCAACGTGCCCACCCAGGGCGACGAGGGCGGGCAGGATTCCTGGCTGCTGCGGGTGCCGGTGGCCTACAGCTTCAACCAGCGCAACCGCTACGGCGAGTGGCAGGCCTACGTGCCCGGTCCGCGCCGCAAGGTCGACTGGGTGCCGACCGAGGAGCAGGACCGTCCGCTGGAAGCCATGACCGGCGGCAGCGTGAACCCGGTCGGCCAGAAGTCCGGCGTGATGCTGACCCCGGCGGGCATCGGCCTGTAA
- a CDS encoding beta-ketoacyl-[acyl-carrier-protein] synthase family protein, producing the protein MAPVAITAFTATTALGPGLHAQYQALGQRRTGLRPNDLPGRPLECWIGRVEGVEGVELPAELDGWQSRNHRLAWLGLQQDGFLEAARAAVARHGAARVAVVIGTSTSSIGETEDAYARQEDGHFPADLARLHVHRPDSASGFVRLATGATGPTLTVATACSSSAKVFAHAARLLQAGLADAAIVGGVDTLCGSVLYGFNALQLVSANPCRPFDAARDGLSLGEGAGFALLEREPATPVRAWLAGYGESSDAYHMSSPHPEGLGARRAMEDALARAGLSADAIGYLSLHGTSTPANDTVEAGAVAALFPAGLHASSTKGWTGHTLGAAGIVETAFALLALEHGLLPGTLNSHVPDPACGPQIRFENARADIAHAMNNAFGFGGNNCSLVFSRP; encoded by the coding sequence ATCGCGCCCGTGGCCATCACTGCCTTCACCGCGACCACAGCGCTAGGACCGGGGCTGCATGCGCAGTACCAGGCGCTCGGGCAGCGCCGCACCGGCCTGCGACCGAACGACCTGCCCGGCCGCCCGCTGGAATGCTGGATTGGCCGGGTCGAGGGCGTGGAGGGCGTCGAACTGCCGGCGGAGCTCGACGGCTGGCAGTCGCGCAACCACCGCCTGGCCTGGCTGGGACTGCAGCAGGACGGCTTCCTCGAGGCCGCCCGCGCGGCTGTCGCGCGCCATGGCGCGGCGCGCGTGGCGGTGGTGATCGGCACCTCGACCTCAAGCATCGGCGAGACCGAGGACGCGTATGCGCGGCAGGAGGACGGCCATTTCCCGGCCGACCTGGCGCGGCTGCACGTGCACCGCCCCGATTCGGCCTCCGGCTTCGTGCGCCTGGCCACCGGCGCCACCGGCCCGACCCTGACCGTGGCCACCGCCTGTTCCTCCAGCGCCAAGGTGTTCGCGCATGCCGCGCGCCTGCTGCAGGCCGGGCTGGCCGACGCGGCCATCGTTGGCGGCGTGGACACCCTGTGCGGCAGCGTGCTGTACGGCTTCAACGCGCTGCAGCTGGTCTCGGCCAACCCGTGCCGCCCGTTCGACGCCGCGCGCGACGGCCTGTCGCTGGGCGAGGGTGCCGGCTTCGCCCTGCTCGAGCGCGAGCCCGCCACTCCGGTGCGTGCCTGGCTGGCCGGCTACGGCGAATCCTCCGACGCGTACCACATGTCCTCGCCGCACCCGGAGGGCCTGGGCGCACGGCGGGCGATGGAGGACGCGCTGGCCCGCGCCGGCCTGTCGGCCGATGCCATCGGCTACCTGAGCCTGCACGGCACCTCGACCCCGGCCAACGACACGGTCGAGGCCGGTGCGGTGGCGGCGCTGTTCCCCGCCGGGCTGCACGCCAGCTCGACCAAGGGCTGGACCGGCCACACCCTCGGTGCCGCCGGCATCGTCGAGACCGCGTTCGCGCTGCTGGCGCTGGAACACGGCCTGCTGCCGGGCACCCTCAACAGCCACGTGCCGGATCCGGCGTGCGGCCCCCAGATCCGCTTCGAAAACGCCCGCGCCGACATCGCCCACGCGATGAACAACGCCTTCGGCTTCGGCGGCAACAACTGCTCGCTGGTGTTCTCGCGCCCATGA